From a region of the Lactuca sativa cultivar Salinas chromosome 4, Lsat_Salinas_v11, whole genome shotgun sequence genome:
- the LOC111894010 gene encoding lamin-like protein, with product MRRSGGVVWLKTVVLMVTAAAMLTCVMCRSPVRHLVGGKEMWKPNYNYTDWSREETFYVGDWLYFVYDKHMFNVLEVNETSYKNCTDQGFIFNITRGAGRDVFELTQPKPYYFLASGGYCYNGMKVAVNVVEFIPPPAPQPSPAKSGGTTIAGISYPLISSIVIATWAVFIMNL from the exons ATGCGCAGATCAGGAGGTGTCGTTTGGCTGAAGACGGTGGTGTTAATGGTGACGGCTGCAGCGATGTTAACCTGCGTGATGTGTAGAAGTCCGGTGCGCCACCTTGTCGGCGGGAAGGAAATGTGGAAACCGAATTATAATTACACTGATTGGTCTCGTGAGGAGACGTTCTACGTCGGCGACTGGCTCT ATTTCGTATACGACAAGCACATGTTCAACGTGTTGGAGGTGAACGAAACCAGCTACAAAAACTGCACAGATCAAGGATTCATCTTCAACATCACGAGAGGTGCTGGACGTGATGTGTTTGAGCTCACTCAACCAAAGCCATATTACTTTCTTGCAAGTGGAGGTTACTGTTACAATGGCATGAAAGTCGCTGTGAATGTGGTTGAATTCATTCCACCTCCGGCTCCTCAGCCTTCTCCGGCCAAAAGTGGTGGCACTACAATCGCCGGAATCAGTTATCCTCTTATCTCATCAATCGTGATTGCCACATGGGCTGTTTTCATCATGAATCTATGA